The proteins below come from a single Anguilla rostrata isolate EN2019 chromosome 3, ASM1855537v3, whole genome shotgun sequence genomic window:
- the rnd3b gene encoding rho family GTPase 3b, translated as MKERRSSQKLSLKSGMDPSQSVKCKIVVVGDSQCGKTALLHVFAKDCFPENYVPTVFENYTASFEIDTQRIELSLWDTSGSPYYDNVRPLSYPDSDAVLICFDISRPETLDSVLKKWKGEIQEFCPNTKMLLVGCKSDLRTDLTTLVELSSHRQTPVSYDQGSNMAKQINAPYIECSALQSENSVRDIFHVATLACVNKNGKHVKRNKSNRANKRISHMPGRPDLSAVASDLRKDKAKSCTVM; from the exons ATGAAGGAGAGAAGATCTAGCCAGAAGCTATCTCTTAAATCCGGGATGGATCCAAGTCAaagtgtgaaatgtaaaatagtGGTCGTAGGGGACAGTCAGTGTGGGAAAACTGCTTTACTTCATGTCTTTGCGAAGGACTGCTTCCCAGAG aaCTATGTTCCCACGGTGTTTGAGAATTACACTGCCAGTTTTGAAATCGACACGCAAAGGATTGAACTCAGTCTGTGGGACACCTCAG GCTCACCATATTATGACAACGTGAGGCCTCTATCCTACCCAGACTCCGACGCCGTTCTCATCTGCTTTGACATCAGCCGACCTGAGACCCTGGACAGTGTGTTGAAGAAA TGGAAAGGGGAGATCCAGGAATTCTGCCCGAACACCAAGATGCTGCTTGTGGGGTGTAAGTCGGACCTGCGGACGGACCTCACGACCCTGGTGGAGCTGTCCAGTCACAGGCAGACGCCGGTGTCATATGACCAG ggTTCAAATATGGCCAAACAGATTAATGCCCCCTACATCGAGTGTTCAGCCCTGCAGTCAGAGAACAGCGTGAGGGACATCTTTCACGTGGCCACCTTGGCCTGCGTGAACAAGAACGGCAAGCACGTCAAACGGAACAAGTCCAACCGGGCCAATAAGAGGATCTCGCACATGCCCGGTCGACCTGACCTGTCGGCTGTGGCGTCGGACCTGAGAAAGGACAAGGCCAAAAGTTGTACGGTCATGTGA